A window of Mucilaginibacter paludis DSM 18603 contains these coding sequences:
- a CDS encoding glycoside hydrolase family protein, with the protein MKKAYLVLVLIGSLLSGVYAQSDKNKVPESRMKEIYEEVKTPYKYGMVMVPDSNIKKIDCPSVFRKGNKWFMTYIVFNGRGYETWIAKSDDLLKWKTQGRILSFTDTTHWDNNQKAGYPALEDTKWGGTYELQKFNNQYWLSYFGGHERGYEKGLLSISMASTDKDPSTAHEWETLGKPVLMATDSNVSWWDNHTLYKETVIWDKSKTTGYPFVMYYNANGDSVNKKRGAERIGMAVSNDMVNWIRNQKDPVLNHGAGITGDPYIQRIGDVWVMFYFGAFWKTHGGTFNRFACSYDLVNWTDWTGEDLIKPSEIYDGMFAHKSFVVKYKGVVYHYYCAVNKADQRGIAVATSKEMGKSTLNFIAPPPGKARSVKQ; encoded by the coding sequence ATGAAGAAAGCATATTTAGTATTGGTGTTAATTGGCTCGCTTTTGAGCGGCGTATATGCACAGTCTGACAAAAATAAAGTCCCGGAAAGCAGGATGAAAGAAATTTATGAGGAGGTTAAAACACCTTATAAATATGGCATGGTAATGGTGCCGGATAGCAATATTAAAAAGATAGATTGTCCAAGCGTTTTCCGTAAAGGCAACAAATGGTTCATGACCTATATCGTTTTTAACGGCCGTGGTTACGAAACCTGGATAGCTAAAAGCGATGACCTGCTGAAATGGAAAACACAAGGAAGAATTTTATCATTTACCGACACTACCCATTGGGATAACAACCAGAAAGCCGGTTATCCTGCACTGGAGGATACCAAATGGGGCGGTACTTATGAGTTGCAAAAATTTAATAACCAATACTGGCTATCCTACTTTGGCGGGCACGAACGCGGTTACGAAAAAGGCTTGTTATCCATCAGCATGGCTTCAACCGATAAAGATCCATCAACAGCGCACGAATGGGAAACCCTGGGCAAGCCGGTTTTAATGGCTACCGACAGTAATGTTAGCTGGTGGGATAATCATACCCTGTATAAAGAAACCGTGATATGGGATAAAAGCAAAACTACAGGTTACCCCTTTGTCATGTACTATAATGCCAATGGCGACAGCGTGAATAAAAAACGTGGCGCCGAGCGTATTGGTATGGCTGTGTCGAACGATATGGTAAATTGGATCCGCAACCAGAAAGATCCTGTATTAAACCACGGCGCAGGTATTACCGGCGACCCTTATATACAGCGGATTGGCGATGTATGGGTGATGTTCTATTTCGGAGCATTCTGGAAAACACATGGCGGTACCTTTAACCGCTTTGCCTGCTCTTATGATTTAGTGAACTGGACCGATTGGACAGGGGAGGACCTGATTAAACCATCTGAAATTTATGATGGCATGTTTGCTCATAAATCCTTCGTGGTAAAATACAAAGGCGTGGTTTATCATTACTATTGTGCGGTAAACAAGGCTGACCAACGTGGAATAGCGGTGGCCACCTCGAAAGAGATGGGCAAAAGCACGCTGAATTTTATTGCGCCTCCACCCGGAAAAGCAAGATCGGTAAAACAATAA
- a CDS encoding glycoside hydrolase family 2 TIM barrel-domain containing protein, translating into MKLKLYLCAVLLLGYAMAFGQEHQASQNFNSNWKFFLGNDSTAFRPDFDDSKWRKLSLPHDWSIEGQFSEKHSSTTNEGALPTGIGWYRKTFAMPLSSKNENVFIDFDGIYKNSEVWINGYYLGKRPNGYISFRYDLTDHLYFGNKLNVIAVKVDNSAQPNSRWYTGSGIYRNVWLVSKNATHFNQWETVITTPKAEGNVATIHVNTQIHRVNMKRTSLVTTIYDAGGKLVGSDRYDMDEGWQAQADVKIKQPQLWSVNHPYLYHVKLQLLVAGKLVDSYQSTFGIRYFKFDQDKGFSLNGKPLKIRGVCMHHDMGALGAAVNTRAMERQLQILKAMGCNAIRTSHNPPAPEFLELCDKMGFLVMDEAFDMWAKKKNKFDYHLDWAKWHKVDLEDQIKRDRNHPSVFIWSIGNEIREQFDSTGISIGKELVGIVKKLDNTRPVTSALSENDPKKNFIYQSHALDLVGLNYHQEAYADFPKNYPGEKFIATETMSALETRGHYDKVSDTTVLWPHNSKSKFTDGNADLTVSAYDNVAAYWGTTHEATWKIIKKYDYLSGLFVWTGFDYLGEPTPYPWPARSSYFGIIDLAGFPKDVYYMYQSEWTTKPVLHILPHWNWQPGQIIDVWAYYNQADEVELFLNGKSLGIRKKQGDDLHLAWKVTYEAGTLSAVSKLNGKVVLKTSVKTAGKPARIQLIADRSTIKADGKDLSYITARVLDEQGNMVPDADDLIKFELTGPGVIAGVDNGLQTSTEPFKANQHKAFNGLCLAIIQSGLKGGKIIIKASAKNLKPAILNIGSK; encoded by the coding sequence ATGAAACTTAAATTATATCTGTGCGCTGTTTTGTTGTTGGGCTACGCGATGGCCTTTGGGCAGGAGCACCAGGCATCACAGAATTTTAACAGCAACTGGAAGTTTTTTTTAGGTAACGATAGTACGGCCTTTCGGCCAGATTTCGACGATTCAAAGTGGCGCAAGCTAAGTTTGCCGCACGATTGGAGCATTGAAGGCCAATTCAGCGAAAAACATAGTTCAACAACAAACGAGGGTGCCTTGCCTACCGGTATAGGCTGGTATCGCAAAACATTCGCTATGCCATTGTCATCAAAAAACGAAAATGTGTTTATTGATTTTGATGGTATTTATAAAAACAGCGAAGTTTGGATCAACGGATATTATTTAGGTAAGCGGCCTAACGGTTATATCTCGTTCAGATACGATCTTACCGATCACCTGTATTTTGGTAACAAGCTCAACGTAATTGCCGTAAAGGTTGATAATTCTGCGCAGCCTAATTCGCGCTGGTATACTGGATCGGGCATTTATCGTAATGTTTGGTTGGTTAGTAAAAACGCAACCCATTTTAACCAGTGGGAAACAGTGATTACTACACCCAAAGCTGAAGGTAATGTTGCAACTATACATGTTAATACGCAAATTCACAGGGTAAACATGAAGCGAACCAGCCTTGTAACCACTATTTATGATGCAGGTGGAAAATTGGTTGGGAGCGATAGATACGATATGGATGAAGGCTGGCAGGCACAAGCGGATGTTAAAATAAAACAACCCCAATTATGGTCGGTTAACCATCCTTATTTATATCACGTTAAATTGCAATTATTGGTAGCTGGCAAATTAGTTGATAGCTATCAATCCACATTCGGCATCCGTTATTTCAAATTTGATCAGGATAAAGGCTTCTCGTTAAACGGTAAGCCGCTTAAAATACGGGGTGTTTGCATGCATCATGATATGGGTGCTTTAGGCGCGGCTGTAAATACCCGCGCTATGGAGCGGCAACTGCAAATTTTAAAGGCGATGGGTTGTAATGCTATCCGCACCTCCCATAATCCGCCCGCTCCTGAGTTTTTAGAGCTGTGTGATAAGATGGGCTTTTTAGTAATGGACGAAGCCTTTGATATGTGGGCCAAAAAGAAAAACAAATTTGATTATCATCTGGATTGGGCCAAATGGCATAAAGTTGACCTGGAAGATCAAATCAAACGCGACCGGAACCACCCGAGCGTTTTTATATGGAGCATCGGCAACGAGATCCGCGAGCAGTTTGACAGCACCGGTATCAGCATTGGCAAAGAATTAGTCGGCATCGTAAAAAAACTGGATAATACCCGCCCGGTAACCTCCGCCTTGAGCGAAAATGATCCTAAAAAGAATTTCATTTACCAATCGCACGCTTTAGATTTGGTTGGCTTAAACTATCACCAGGAAGCTTACGCTGATTTTCCGAAAAACTATCCCGGCGAAAAGTTTATCGCCACCGAAACCATGTCGGCCCTGGAAACGCGCGGGCATTACGATAAAGTATCTGATACTACGGTGCTCTGGCCTCACAATTCAAAATCCAAATTTACAGATGGAAATGCCGATCTCACGGTTTCCGCTTATGATAATGTAGCTGCATATTGGGGTACCACGCACGAAGCTACCTGGAAGATCATCAAAAAATATGACTATCTGTCGGGACTGTTTGTTTGGACCGGCTTTGATTATTTAGGCGAACCAACACCGTACCCCTGGCCGGCACGTAGTTCGTATTTCGGTATTATCGATCTGGCAGGGTTCCCAAAGGATGTGTACTATATGTACCAAAGCGAATGGACAACCAAGCCCGTATTGCATATTTTACCGCATTGGAACTGGCAGCCCGGCCAGATAATTGACGTATGGGCCTATTATAATCAAGCCGACGAGGTTGAGCTATTTTTAAACGGCAAATCCTTAGGTATCCGCAAAAAGCAGGGGGACGACCTGCACCTAGCCTGGAAAGTTACGTACGAAGCCGGTACATTAAGCGCTGTTTCAAAACTAAATGGCAAGGTTGTACTCAAAACGTCGGTTAAAACAGCTGGTAAACCTGCACGCATACAGCTCATTGCCGATAGGAGCACTATTAAAGCCGATGGAAAAGATCTGAGCTATATTACAGCCCGGGTACTGGATGAGCAGGGCAATATGGTGCCCGACGCGGATGACCTGATCAAATTTGAACTAACCGGACCGGGAGTTATCGCCGGTGTAGACAACGGTTTGCAAACCAGTACCGAGCCTTTTAAAGCCAATCAGCATAAAGCTTTTAACGGCTTGTGTCTGGCTATTATTCAGTCGGGTTTAAAGGGCGGTAAAATAATAATTAAGGCGAGCGCGAAAAATTTAAAGCCGGCCATATTAAATATCGGCAGCAAGTAG
- a CDS encoding GntR family transcriptional regulator yields the protein MKQQNYFDFINVDGHSSTPKYIQLANSIQEAVLSGKIHKDNLLPSLHELTYHLEISKETADKGYKHLRKLGILASIPGKGYYVTDIEMARPPRIFLLINRLSTRKKRFYDAFTKTLGEPVTIDFYVYNDDYLLFKKLISSRREGYSHYVILPNFADGGEGARELINTIPEDKLILVDKCVNGINRSHGAVYENFKKDIYKSLEKALKPLSKYHAIKLVFPDNGYFPVEIKNGFNLFCQQYAFDRKVVKDVNSEEINKGEVFICLEDHDLITLIERIKGSKLVIGTDIGIISYNETPLKKFILNGITTISPDFEQMGIKAAQMILGNTMEKLELDCEINLRPSL from the coding sequence ATGAAGCAGCAAAATTATTTTGATTTTATCAATGTAGATGGGCATTCATCAACTCCAAAGTACATACAATTAGCCAATTCCATCCAGGAAGCTGTATTATCCGGCAAAATTCATAAGGATAATTTGCTGCCTTCGCTGCACGAATTAACTTATCACCTGGAGATTTCTAAAGAAACTGCCGACAAGGGGTATAAGCACCTGCGCAAATTAGGGATTTTAGCATCTATACCCGGCAAAGGCTATTATGTTACTGATATCGAAATGGCCAGGCCTCCCAGAATATTTTTGTTAATCAATAGGTTAAGTACACGGAAAAAAAGATTCTACGACGCTTTTACCAAAACCCTGGGCGAACCGGTAACCATCGATTTTTATGTTTATAACGACGATTACCTGTTATTCAAAAAATTGATCAGCTCGCGCCGGGAAGGTTATTCGCATTATGTGATATTGCCAAATTTTGCCGACGGCGGCGAGGGTGCGCGCGAACTGATTAATACGATTCCCGAAGATAAATTAATATTAGTTGATAAGTGCGTTAACGGTATTAACCGTAGCCATGGCGCCGTTTACGAGAACTTTAAAAAAGATATCTACAAATCGCTCGAAAAAGCGCTTAAGCCCTTAAGCAAGTATCACGCTATTAAATTGGTTTTTCCTGACAATGGTTATTTCCCGGTTGAAATAAAAAACGGCTTCAATTTATTTTGTCAGCAATACGCCTTTGACCGTAAGGTAGTGAAGGATGTTAACAGCGAGGAGATTAACAAGGGCGAAGTTTTTATCTGCCTTGAAGACCATGACCTGATAACCTTGATTGAAAGAATTAAAGGATCAAAATTAGTTATAGGAACCGATATCGGGATTATATCCTATAACGAAACGCCGCTGAAAAAATTTATACTGAATGGCATCACAACCATATCACCCGATTTTGAGCAGATGGGCATTAAAGCCGCGCAAATGATTCTTGGAAACACAATGGAGAAGCTGGAGCTTGATTGTGAAATTAACCTCAGGCCATCTCTGTAA